The Panicum virgatum strain AP13 chromosome 5K, P.virgatum_v5, whole genome shotgun sequence genome has a window encoding:
- the LOC120707706 gene encoding uncharacterized protein LOC120707706 isoform X5, translating to MPNLLSFLKHDDPAVVKQSIASGTNLFAAVLEEMALQINKCGKLEAWLEDLWAWMKQFKDAVRGVMHEPGPIATKLLAVKFIETWILCCTSQANSDQIQPTEGKNWRFDISRLSQFHPSLDPVVLEADAHRALILLLDILQSAYAHRGSFLVGTINSLAAVVKNRPIYYDRVLPVLLDFNPGLETAKGAHSASLRYALRAAFLGFLRSPHQAMVESKDILMRRLRALSPGEAMEQNIRQAEKMSRNIERASRAAKDESPAWEMPYGDNRNKPADRPSDVLAMSDGIAKRARFDTSATSNLPVLGSSDYSDMQTDNDANVGHLSDPALLNSDVSPVEKMIEMIGALLAEGERGAESLGILVSTVEADVMADIVIETMKHLPGASFPLAKNNGVQKPDFKYSSGLLTENLAVNPDSSLFAAPSTSTADGVSISPSDPLFMPGVHDAKRDPRRDPRRLDPRRTVSPAAVNSLQVRVETNSMHQTDNLPNALCSNSGKAENYSDYSRDLPKNEDEHHSASQPSQTIAKDKSELSDVTTEPEPTFEVEAPVDVGIHSSDVDEEMLNPMSSEVTSIDESDSLDLEVDPFLPGPEASTPDDTNHDLAVITSHLELSDKKKSLLNKLAIGRIIGDYKKDSLNARFSLLAHLIAQSADDDNIMDLIQRHIIFHYHDQKGHELAMHVLYLLQSMNVANSPESSTSTSKHYEKFFLSLARSLIDSMPASDKSFSKLLCDAPYLPESSFRLLEGLCMSEDNSQQIKDGDGDRVTQGLGTVWSLILGRPPLRHVCLDIALKCAVHSQDEVRGKAVRLVAKRLYDLTYATEKIEQFATDSLVGVANEHDVDTDINLKPLKESTAEFEVGSQETSVSGSQIPDAGCSESGSLKTSLISPKQSSVSLSEAKRHTSLFFALCTKRPNLLQHLFNVYGRSPKVVKQCIHWHMPSLVSNLGSSCPEMLNIIHNPPEGSVHLITLILQTLTDESTPSADLVAAVKQLYNTLKDASILIPLLPSFPKEEVLPIFPRLVDLPLEKFQDALARILQGTAHTGPALTPAEVLIAIHDINPEKDKVALKKVTDACTACFEQRTVFTQQVLEKSLNQLVDRIPIPLLFMRTVIQALDAFPALVDFVMGILSRLVNKQIWKMPKLWVGFLKLAFQTQPRSFDVLLQLPPPQLEYMLNKYPNLRTPLSSFVNQRNMHNTLPRF from the exons ATGCCAAATTTGCTGTCATTTTTGAAGCATGATGATCCTGCGGTTGTTAAGCAATCTATAGCTAGTGGGACAAATTTATTTGCTGCTGTATTGGAAGAGATGGCACTTCAG ATTAACAAGTGCGGAAAACTTGAAGCTTGGCTCGAAGACTTGTGGGCTTGGATGAAGCAGTTCAAAGATGCAGTCCGTGGTGTGATGCATGAG CCTGGACCTATTGCAACTAAACTACTCGCTGTAAAGTTCATTGAAACATGGATTTTGTGTTGCACATCTCAAGCCAACAGTGACCAAATACAGCCAACTGAAG GGAAAAACTGGAGATTTGATATTTCACGATTATCTCAATTTCATCCTAGCCTTGATCCTGTTGTTCTGGAAGCTGATGCACACAGAGCTCTCATCCTCCTCCTGGATATTCTGCAATCAGCTTATGCTCATCGAGGATCCTTCCTAGTTGGCACCATTAATTC TCTTGCGGCAGTTGTAAAGAATCGGCCAATTTACTATGACCGTGTGCTGCCAGTGCTACTTGATTTCAACCCTGGCTTGGAAACTGCAAAAGGTGCACACTCAGCAAGCCTGCGTTATGCCCTAAGAGCAGCCTTTTTGGGGTTTCTAAGGAGTCCTCACCAGGCAATGGTTGAG TCCAAAGACATATTGATGCGGCGGCTTCGTGCTCTCAGCCCTGGCGAGGCAATGGAACAAAATATTAGGCAGGCAGAGAAGATGTCTAGGAATATTGAGCGTGCTTCTCGCGCTGCCAAG GATGAGTCTCCAGCATGGGAGATGCCTTATGGAGATAATCGGAACAAACCTGCTGATAGACCAAGTGATGTTCTTGCTATGTCTGATGGcatagctaagagagcaagattTGACACATCTGCCACTTCTAACTTGCCAGTTCTGGGATCCTCTGATTATTCTGATATGCAGACTGACAATGATGCCAATGTGGGCCATTTATCTGATCCAGCTCTTTTGAACAGTGACGTGTCTCCTGTTGAGAAGATGATTGAAATGATTGGTGCTTTACTTGCTGAAGGAGAAAGAGGAGCTGAATCCCTGGGTATTCTTGTCTCAACAGTAGAGGCAGATGTCATGGCGGACATTGTGATAGAAACAATGAAACATCTACCAGGAGCCTCATTTCCTTTAGCAAAAAATAATGGTGTCCAGAAACCGGATTTTAAATATTCATCTGGTCTCTTAACAGAGAACCTGGCAGTCAATCCAGACTCGTCACTGTTCGCTGCACCATCAACATCCACAGCTGATGGAGTCAGCATCTCACCATCTGACCCCCTTTTTATGCCTGGTGTTCATGATGCTAAGCGTGATCCAAGAAGG GACCCTCGTCGCCTCGATCCACGGCGGACAGTGTCACCTGCTGCTGTAAATTCGTTACAGGTGAGGGTGGAAACTAATAGCATGCATCAGACAGATAATTTGCCAAATGCACTTTGCTCCAATTCTGGGAAGGCTGAAAACTATTCAGATTATTCAAGAGATTTACCAAAAAATGAAGATGAACATCACTCAGCTTCTCAACCCAGTCAAACAATTGCCAAAGACAAGTCAGAGCTTTCAGATGTTACCACTGAGCCGGAGCCAACCTTTGAAGTTGAGGCACCAGTGGATGTTGGGATTCATTCTTCTGATGTCGATGAAGAGATGCTGAATCCCATGTCTTCAGAAGTTACTTCAATAGATGAATCTGATAGTTTGGATTTAGAGGTTGATCCCTTTTTACCAGGTCCTGAGGCATCAACACCAGATGATACCAATCACGACTTGGCAGTTATTACATCTCATTTGGAACTAAGTGATAAAAAGAAATCCTTATTGAACAAACTTGCCATTGGGCGGATAATTGGTGATTACAAGAAAGATAGTCTCAATGCCAGATTTTCTTTGCTTGCACATTTGATTGCCCAG AGTGCTGATGATGATAATATTATGGATTTGATTCAGAGGCACATTATCTTTCATTATCATGATCAGAAG GGGCATGAACTGGCAATGCATGTATTGTATCTGCTACAGAGTATGAATGTTGCTAATTCGCCAGAAAGCTCTACCTCCACTTCTAAACATTATGAAAAGTTCTTTCTATCACTT GCGAGGTCCTTGATTGACTCAATGCCTGCTTCAGACAAGTCATTTAGCAAACTTTTATGTGATGCGCCATATCTGCCTGAGTCTTCATTTAGATTACTAGAGGGTCTTTGCATGTCAGAAGACAACAGCCAACAAATAAAGGACGGGGATGGTGACCGTGTCACCCAAGGCCTGGGGACTGTATGGAGCCTTATCTTGGGCCGGCCTCCGCTTCGCCATGTTTGCTTGGATATTGCTCTGAAG TGTGCCGTCCACTCTCAAGATGAAGTCAGGGGAAAGGCAGTTAGATTG GTTGCAAAAAGGCTATATGATCTGACATACGCAACAGAAAAAATCGAGCAGTTCGCCACAGATAGTCTTGTAGGAGTTGCTAATGAGCATGATGTGGACACAGATATTAACTTGAAACCCTTAAAAGAATCTACAGCTGAG TTTGAGGTAGGCAGTCAGGAAACTTCAGTTAGCGGTTCTCAGATTCCAGATGCTGGGTGTTCTGAAAGTGGGTCACTCAAGACATCATTGATTTCACCGAAACAATCCTCAGTATCATTATCTGAGGCAAAACGCCATACGTCTTTGTTCTTTGCACTTTGCACAAAG AGGCCTAATCTTCTTCAGCATCTGTTCAATGTTTATGGAAGGTCTCCAAAAGTTGTCAAGCAG TGTATCCATTGGCATATGCCCAGCCTTGTAAGTAATTTGGGGTCCTCATGTCCTGAGATGCTGAACATAATTCATAATCCACCTGAAGGCAGCGTACATCTTATTACCTTG ATACTACAAACATTGACTGACGAGTCAACTCCTTCAGCTGACCTAGTTGCTGCTGTTAAACAATTATATAATACCCTGAAG GATGCATCCATTCTTATTCCTTTGCTGCCTTCATTTCCAAAGGAAGAG GTATTGCCCATATTTCCGAGGCTAGTTGATCTTCCGCTTGAGAAATTCCAAGATGCGCTTGCTCGGATATTGCAG GGAACTGCTCATACCGGTCCAGCATTGACTCCTGCTGAAGTTCTGATTGCAATTCATGATATTAACCCAGAGAAAGATAAAGTTGCCTTAAAAAAG GTCACAGATGCTTGTACAGCATGCTTTGAGCAGCGTACGGTATTTACTCAGCAAGTCTTGGAGAAGTCACTGAATCAATTG GTTGACAGGATACCAATTCCTCTTCTTTTTATGAGAACAGTTATTCAAGCACTTGATGCTTTCCCAGCTTTG GTTGATTTTGTCATGGGAATACTCTCTAGGCTTGTCAATAAACAG ATATGGAAAATGCCAAAGCTATGGGTTGGGTTTTTAAAATTGGCATTCCAGACTCAGCCACGTTCTTTCGATGTCTTATTACAG CTACCTCCACCACAGCTTGAATATATGTTGAATAAGTATCCCAATCTTCGAACACCTCTTTCTTCCTTTGTTAATCAGCGGAACATGCATAACACCTTGCCCAG ATTTTGA
- the LOC120707706 gene encoding uncharacterized protein LOC120707706 isoform X1 — protein sequence MEFGADGARWPPPPPPGDRGEVASPRFDSSRAIRLLRELGTNVTEDLVVLMPNLLSFLKHDDPAVVKQSIASGTNLFAAVLEEMALQINKCGKLEAWLEDLWAWMKQFKDAVRGVMHEPGPIATKLLAVKFIETWILCCTSQANSDQIQPTEGKNWRFDISRLSQFHPSLDPVVLEADAHRALILLLDILQSAYAHRGSFLVGTINSLAAVVKNRPIYYDRVLPVLLDFNPGLETAKGAHSASLRYALRAAFLGFLRSPHQAMVESKDILMRRLRALSPGEAMEQNIRQAEKMSRNIERASRAAKDESPAWEMPYGDNRNKPADRPSDVLAMSDGIAKRARFDTSATSNLPVLGSSDYSDMQTDNDANVGHLSDPALLNSDVSPVEKMIEMIGALLAEGERGAESLGILVSTVEADVMADIVIETMKHLPGASFPLAKNNGVQKPDFKYSSGLLTENLAVNPDSSLFAAPSTSTADGVSISPSDPLFMPGVHDAKRDPRRDPRRLDPRRTVSPAAVNSLQVRVETNSMHQTDNLPNALCSNSGKAENYSDYSRDLPKNEDEHHSASQPSQTIAKDKSELSDVTTEPEPTFEVEAPVDVGIHSSDVDEEMLNPMSSEVTSIDESDSLDLEVDPFLPGPEASTPDDTNHDLAVITSHLELSDKKKSLLNKLAIGRIIGDYKKDSLNARFSLLAHLIAQSADDDNIMDLIQRHIIFHYHDQKGHELAMHVLYLLQSMNVANSPESSTSTSKHYEKFFLSLARSLIDSMPASDKSFSKLLCDAPYLPESSFRLLEGLCMSEDNSQQIKDGDGDRVTQGLGTVWSLILGRPPLRHVCLDIALKCAVHSQDEVRGKAVRLVAKRLYDLTYATEKIEQFATDSLVGVANEHDVDTDINLKPLKESTAEFEVGSQETSVSGSQIPDAGCSESGSLKTSLISPKQSSVSLSEAKRHTSLFFALCTKRPNLLQHLFNVYGRSPKVVKQCIHWHMPSLVSNLGSSCPEMLNIIHNPPEGSVHLITLILQTLTDESTPSADLVAAVKQLYNTLKDASILIPLLPSFPKEEVLPIFPRLVDLPLEKFQDALARILQGTAHTGPALTPAEVLIAIHDINPEKDKVALKKVTDACTACFEQRTVFTQQVLEKSLNQLVDRIPIPLLFMRTVIQALDAFPALVDFVMGILSRLVNKQIWKMPKLWVGFLKLAFQTQPRSFDVLLQLPPPQLEYMLNKYPNLRTPLSSFVNQRNMHNTLPRQILKILGFFSEPQQAPISFVPATLQTADATSSLPGATLM from the exons ATGGAATTCGGGGCGGACGGCgcccggtggccgccgccgccaccgccgggagACCGCGGGGAGGTTGCCTCACCCCGCTTCGATTCGTCCCGTGCCATCAG ATTACTGAGAGAGCTTGGCACAAATGTAACAGAAGATTTGGTTGTGCTGATGCCAAATTTGCTGTCATTTTTGAAGCATGATGATCCTGCGGTTGTTAAGCAATCTATAGCTAGTGGGACAAATTTATTTGCTGCTGTATTGGAAGAGATGGCACTTCAG ATTAACAAGTGCGGAAAACTTGAAGCTTGGCTCGAAGACTTGTGGGCTTGGATGAAGCAGTTCAAAGATGCAGTCCGTGGTGTGATGCATGAG CCTGGACCTATTGCAACTAAACTACTCGCTGTAAAGTTCATTGAAACATGGATTTTGTGTTGCACATCTCAAGCCAACAGTGACCAAATACAGCCAACTGAAG GGAAAAACTGGAGATTTGATATTTCACGATTATCTCAATTTCATCCTAGCCTTGATCCTGTTGTTCTGGAAGCTGATGCACACAGAGCTCTCATCCTCCTCCTGGATATTCTGCAATCAGCTTATGCTCATCGAGGATCCTTCCTAGTTGGCACCATTAATTC TCTTGCGGCAGTTGTAAAGAATCGGCCAATTTACTATGACCGTGTGCTGCCAGTGCTACTTGATTTCAACCCTGGCTTGGAAACTGCAAAAGGTGCACACTCAGCAAGCCTGCGTTATGCCCTAAGAGCAGCCTTTTTGGGGTTTCTAAGGAGTCCTCACCAGGCAATGGTTGAG TCCAAAGACATATTGATGCGGCGGCTTCGTGCTCTCAGCCCTGGCGAGGCAATGGAACAAAATATTAGGCAGGCAGAGAAGATGTCTAGGAATATTGAGCGTGCTTCTCGCGCTGCCAAG GATGAGTCTCCAGCATGGGAGATGCCTTATGGAGATAATCGGAACAAACCTGCTGATAGACCAAGTGATGTTCTTGCTATGTCTGATGGcatagctaagagagcaagattTGACACATCTGCCACTTCTAACTTGCCAGTTCTGGGATCCTCTGATTATTCTGATATGCAGACTGACAATGATGCCAATGTGGGCCATTTATCTGATCCAGCTCTTTTGAACAGTGACGTGTCTCCTGTTGAGAAGATGATTGAAATGATTGGTGCTTTACTTGCTGAAGGAGAAAGAGGAGCTGAATCCCTGGGTATTCTTGTCTCAACAGTAGAGGCAGATGTCATGGCGGACATTGTGATAGAAACAATGAAACATCTACCAGGAGCCTCATTTCCTTTAGCAAAAAATAATGGTGTCCAGAAACCGGATTTTAAATATTCATCTGGTCTCTTAACAGAGAACCTGGCAGTCAATCCAGACTCGTCACTGTTCGCTGCACCATCAACATCCACAGCTGATGGAGTCAGCATCTCACCATCTGACCCCCTTTTTATGCCTGGTGTTCATGATGCTAAGCGTGATCCAAGAAGG GACCCTCGTCGCCTCGATCCACGGCGGACAGTGTCACCTGCTGCTGTAAATTCGTTACAGGTGAGGGTGGAAACTAATAGCATGCATCAGACAGATAATTTGCCAAATGCACTTTGCTCCAATTCTGGGAAGGCTGAAAACTATTCAGATTATTCAAGAGATTTACCAAAAAATGAAGATGAACATCACTCAGCTTCTCAACCCAGTCAAACAATTGCCAAAGACAAGTCAGAGCTTTCAGATGTTACCACTGAGCCGGAGCCAACCTTTGAAGTTGAGGCACCAGTGGATGTTGGGATTCATTCTTCTGATGTCGATGAAGAGATGCTGAATCCCATGTCTTCAGAAGTTACTTCAATAGATGAATCTGATAGTTTGGATTTAGAGGTTGATCCCTTTTTACCAGGTCCTGAGGCATCAACACCAGATGATACCAATCACGACTTGGCAGTTATTACATCTCATTTGGAACTAAGTGATAAAAAGAAATCCTTATTGAACAAACTTGCCATTGGGCGGATAATTGGTGATTACAAGAAAGATAGTCTCAATGCCAGATTTTCTTTGCTTGCACATTTGATTGCCCAG AGTGCTGATGATGATAATATTATGGATTTGATTCAGAGGCACATTATCTTTCATTATCATGATCAGAAG GGGCATGAACTGGCAATGCATGTATTGTATCTGCTACAGAGTATGAATGTTGCTAATTCGCCAGAAAGCTCTACCTCCACTTCTAAACATTATGAAAAGTTCTTTCTATCACTT GCGAGGTCCTTGATTGACTCAATGCCTGCTTCAGACAAGTCATTTAGCAAACTTTTATGTGATGCGCCATATCTGCCTGAGTCTTCATTTAGATTACTAGAGGGTCTTTGCATGTCAGAAGACAACAGCCAACAAATAAAGGACGGGGATGGTGACCGTGTCACCCAAGGCCTGGGGACTGTATGGAGCCTTATCTTGGGCCGGCCTCCGCTTCGCCATGTTTGCTTGGATATTGCTCTGAAG TGTGCCGTCCACTCTCAAGATGAAGTCAGGGGAAAGGCAGTTAGATTG GTTGCAAAAAGGCTATATGATCTGACATACGCAACAGAAAAAATCGAGCAGTTCGCCACAGATAGTCTTGTAGGAGTTGCTAATGAGCATGATGTGGACACAGATATTAACTTGAAACCCTTAAAAGAATCTACAGCTGAG TTTGAGGTAGGCAGTCAGGAAACTTCAGTTAGCGGTTCTCAGATTCCAGATGCTGGGTGTTCTGAAAGTGGGTCACTCAAGACATCATTGATTTCACCGAAACAATCCTCAGTATCATTATCTGAGGCAAAACGCCATACGTCTTTGTTCTTTGCACTTTGCACAAAG AGGCCTAATCTTCTTCAGCATCTGTTCAATGTTTATGGAAGGTCTCCAAAAGTTGTCAAGCAG TGTATCCATTGGCATATGCCCAGCCTTGTAAGTAATTTGGGGTCCTCATGTCCTGAGATGCTGAACATAATTCATAATCCACCTGAAGGCAGCGTACATCTTATTACCTTG ATACTACAAACATTGACTGACGAGTCAACTCCTTCAGCTGACCTAGTTGCTGCTGTTAAACAATTATATAATACCCTGAAG GATGCATCCATTCTTATTCCTTTGCTGCCTTCATTTCCAAAGGAAGAG GTATTGCCCATATTTCCGAGGCTAGTTGATCTTCCGCTTGAGAAATTCCAAGATGCGCTTGCTCGGATATTGCAG GGAACTGCTCATACCGGTCCAGCATTGACTCCTGCTGAAGTTCTGATTGCAATTCATGATATTAACCCAGAGAAAGATAAAGTTGCCTTAAAAAAG GTCACAGATGCTTGTACAGCATGCTTTGAGCAGCGTACGGTATTTACTCAGCAAGTCTTGGAGAAGTCACTGAATCAATTG GTTGACAGGATACCAATTCCTCTTCTTTTTATGAGAACAGTTATTCAAGCACTTGATGCTTTCCCAGCTTTG GTTGATTTTGTCATGGGAATACTCTCTAGGCTTGTCAATAAACAG ATATGGAAAATGCCAAAGCTATGGGTTGGGTTTTTAAAATTGGCATTCCAGACTCAGCCACGTTCTTTCGATGTCTTATTACAG CTACCTCCACCACAGCTTGAATATATGTTGAATAAGTATCCCAATCTTCGAACACCTCTTTCTTCCTTTGTTAATCAGCGGAACATGCATAACACCTTGCCCAG ACAGATTTTGAAAATTCTGGGCTTCTTTAGCGAACCTCAGCAGGCACCAATATCGTTTGTGCCTGCTACATTACAGACAGCAGATGCAACCTCCTCACTTCCTGGTGCAACCCTGATGTGA